The following proteins are co-located in the Mycolicibacterium goodii genome:
- the ngg gene encoding N-acetylglutaminylglutamine synthetase, with translation MTALEPDAAPAPTAHPSGDHTDDDHTEAITMGLHDASPQHLVDAMADDVELELGWGRLIFGQTFADPEKLAEALQQERPGRRDICIYARESHVLVARSPAELFIDPSHTYRKRFTGELPPAEPIGFTVRTLESPDDADSMNRVYVRCGMVPAPVDVIWRNHTENPAVIYLVAVRDDDGSIVGTVTGVDHKQLFDDPEDGSSLWSLAVDPAASLPGVGAALTRTLARELHARGRAYLDLSVAHDNAAAIALYEKLGFQRVPVLAVKRKNAINEPLFTHPPETVDDLNPYARIIADEAIRRGIWVEVLDAGAGEMRLSHGGRVVITRESLSEFTSAVAMSRCDDKRQTRRIVSEAGITVPKGRLATFDEDDHKFLAEVGDVVVKPTRGEQGKGITVGISSPEELDAALHRAREQHPEVLIEQRAKGDDLRLVVIDGKVVAAAIRRPAEIIGTGAHTIRELIETQSRRRAAATGGESRIPMDDVTASTVAEAGWSLDDVLPEGQRLRVRRTANLHQGGTIHDVTAEVNPELCRVGVRAAEAIGIPVTGIDLLVPDVTGTEYVFIEANERPGLANHEPQPTAAAFVDFLFPQQPGLPQAWTPSETPIRPD, from the coding sequence ATGACCGCACTCGAACCGGACGCGGCACCGGCGCCGACGGCACATCCATCAGGAGACCACACCGACGACGACCACACCGAGGCCATCACGATGGGCCTGCACGACGCGTCGCCGCAGCATCTTGTCGATGCCATGGCCGATGATGTCGAGCTCGAACTCGGTTGGGGCAGGCTGATCTTCGGCCAGACGTTCGCCGATCCCGAGAAGCTCGCCGAGGCACTGCAGCAGGAGCGGCCTGGGCGCCGCGACATCTGCATCTACGCGCGCGAATCCCACGTGCTCGTCGCGCGCTCGCCCGCCGAGTTGTTCATCGATCCCAGCCACACCTACCGCAAGCGGTTCACCGGTGAACTACCGCCTGCCGAACCCATCGGGTTCACCGTGCGGACGCTGGAATCGCCGGACGACGCCGACTCGATGAACCGCGTGTACGTGCGGTGCGGCATGGTGCCCGCACCGGTGGATGTCATCTGGCGCAATCACACCGAGAACCCCGCGGTGATCTACCTCGTCGCGGTGCGCGACGACGACGGCAGCATCGTCGGCACGGTCACCGGGGTGGACCACAAGCAGCTGTTCGACGATCCCGAGGACGGGTCGAGCCTGTGGAGCCTCGCGGTGGATCCGGCCGCGAGCCTGCCCGGCGTCGGTGCCGCGCTGACCCGGACGCTGGCCCGCGAGCTGCACGCGCGGGGCCGTGCCTATCTGGACCTGTCCGTCGCGCACGACAACGCGGCCGCGATCGCGCTGTACGAGAAACTGGGTTTCCAACGGGTTCCGGTGCTCGCGGTCAAACGCAAGAATGCGATCAACGAACCGCTGTTCACCCACCCGCCGGAGACGGTCGACGACCTCAACCCGTACGCGCGCATCATCGCCGACGAGGCGATCCGGCGCGGCATCTGGGTCGAGGTGCTCGACGCGGGCGCCGGTGAGATGCGGCTGTCGCACGGCGGGCGCGTCGTCATCACGCGGGAATCGTTGTCGGAGTTCACATCCGCGGTCGCGATGAGCCGCTGCGACGACAAACGGCAGACCCGGCGCATCGTGTCCGAGGCCGGGATCACGGTGCCCAAGGGCCGGTTGGCGACCTTCGACGAAGACGACCACAAGTTCCTCGCCGAGGTCGGCGACGTCGTGGTCAAACCGACCCGCGGCGAGCAGGGCAAGGGCATCACCGTCGGCATCAGCAGTCCCGAGGAACTCGACGCCGCGCTGCACCGGGCCCGCGAGCAGCATCCCGAGGTGCTCATCGAACAGCGGGCCAAGGGCGACGATCTGCGGCTCGTGGTGATCGACGGCAAGGTGGTGGCCGCGGCGATCCGCAGGCCGGCCGAGATCATCGGCACCGGCGCGCACACCATCCGTGAGCTGATCGAGACCCAGAGCAGGCGCCGCGCCGCGGCCACCGGCGGCGAATCGCGCATCCCGATGGACGACGTGACGGCCTCGACGGTCGCCGAAGCCGGATGGTCGTTGGACGATGTACTGCCCGAGGGGCAGCGCCTGCGGGTGCGCCGTACCGCCAACCTGCACCAGGGCGGCACGATCCACGACGTCACCGCCGAGGTGAACCCCGAGTTGTGCCGGGTGGGCGTGCGGGCGGCCGAGGCGATCGGCATCCCGGTGACGGGCATCGACCTGCTGGTGCCGGACGTGACGGGCACCGAGTACGTCTTCATCGAGGCCAACGAGCGGCCCGGGCTGGCCAACCACGAACCGCAGCCCACCGCCGCGGCGTTCGTCGACTTCCTGTTCCCGCAACAACCCGGTCTGCCGCAGGCCTGGACGCCGTCGGAGACGCCGATCCGCCCGGACTGA
- a CDS encoding N-acetylglutaminylglutamine amidotransferase yields the protein MCGATGEVRLDGRSPDIGAVSAMAETMAPRGPDAAGVWSQGRVALGHRRLKIIDLTEAGAQPMIDPELGLSICWNGCIYNYKELRAELSGHGYRFFSHSDTEVLVKAYHHWGDRFVEHLKGMFAFAIAERDTGRVLLGRDRLGIKPLYLSETSDRIRFASSLPALLAGGGVDTRIDPVALHHYLTFHSVVPPPLTILRGVKKVPPASIVAIEPDGTRRTTVYWTPDFTRHADRADWSERDWEDAVLQSLREAVERRLVADVPVGCLLSGGVDSSLIVGLLAEAGQHGLKTFSIGFESVNGVAGDEFKYSDIVAEHFGTDHHQIRIDTARMLPALDGAIAAMSEPMVSHDCVAFYLLSQEVAKHVKVVQSGQGADEVFAGYHWYPPMAEPAAASLDGAVSSYRGAFFDRDSAGVAALISDAYRADGDPSGAFVTDHFAAPGAQNGVDRALRLDTTVMLVDDPVKRVDNMTMAWGLEGRVPFLDHELVELAATCPPELKTAHGGKGVLKQAARRVIPAAVIDRPKGYFPVPALTHLEGPYLNMVRDALYAPEAKERGLFRPDAVERLLADPNGRLTPLRGNELWQIGLLELWLQRHGITGSAA from the coding sequence ATGTGTGGAGCCACCGGAGAGGTGCGTCTCGATGGCCGGTCACCCGATATCGGCGCGGTGTCGGCCATGGCGGAGACGATGGCGCCCAGGGGACCCGATGCGGCGGGCGTGTGGTCGCAGGGGCGGGTCGCGCTGGGCCACCGACGACTGAAAATCATCGATCTGACCGAGGCGGGCGCCCAGCCGATGATCGACCCCGAACTGGGGTTGTCCATCTGCTGGAACGGCTGCATCTACAACTACAAGGAACTTCGCGCCGAGCTGTCCGGGCACGGGTACCGGTTCTTCTCGCACAGCGACACCGAGGTGCTGGTCAAGGCGTATCACCACTGGGGTGACCGCTTCGTGGAGCACCTCAAGGGCATGTTCGCGTTCGCGATCGCCGAACGCGACACCGGCCGGGTGCTGCTGGGCCGCGACCGACTGGGCATCAAACCGCTGTACCTGAGCGAGACATCCGACCGCATCCGGTTCGCGTCATCGCTGCCCGCCCTGCTCGCCGGCGGCGGCGTGGACACCAGGATCGACCCCGTCGCGCTGCACCACTACCTGACGTTCCACTCGGTGGTGCCGCCGCCACTGACGATCCTGCGCGGCGTCAAGAAGGTGCCGCCCGCGTCGATCGTCGCGATCGAACCCGACGGCACGCGACGCACCACGGTGTACTGGACACCCGATTTCACCCGGCACGCCGACCGGGCCGACTGGTCCGAGCGGGACTGGGAAGACGCTGTGCTGCAATCACTTCGGGAGGCCGTCGAACGCCGGCTGGTCGCCGACGTGCCGGTCGGGTGCCTGCTTTCGGGCGGTGTCGACTCCAGCTTGATCGTCGGACTGCTCGCCGAGGCCGGCCAGCACGGGCTCAAGACCTTCTCGATCGGGTTCGAATCCGTCAACGGCGTGGCCGGCGACGAGTTCAAGTACTCCGACATCGTCGCCGAGCACTTCGGCACCGACCACCACCAGATCCGGATCGACACGGCCCGCATGCTGCCCGCACTCGACGGTGCGATCGCCGCGATGAGCGAGCCGATGGTGAGCCACGACTGCGTGGCCTTCTACCTGCTGAGCCAGGAGGTGGCCAAGCACGTCAAGGTGGTGCAGTCCGGTCAGGGCGCCGATGAGGTGTTCGCCGGTTACCACTGGTATCCGCCGATGGCCGAACCCGCCGCCGCGTCGCTCGACGGCGCGGTGAGCAGTTACCGCGGTGCGTTCTTCGACCGGGACAGCGCGGGCGTGGCCGCTCTCATCAGCGACGCGTACCGGGCCGACGGTGATCCCAGCGGCGCCTTCGTCACCGACCACTTCGCGGCGCCGGGCGCCCAGAACGGCGTCGACCGGGCGCTGCGCCTCGACACCACGGTGATGCTGGTCGACGATCCGGTCAAACGCGTCGACAACATGACGATGGCGTGGGGTCTGGAGGGTCGCGTGCCGTTCCTCGATCACGAACTCGTCGAGCTCGCCGCCACCTGCCCGCCCGAGCTGAAGACCGCGCACGGCGGCAAGGGGGTGCTGAAACAGGCTGCGCGCCGGGTGATCCCGGCTGCGGTGATCGACCGGCCCAAGGGCTACTTCCCGGTGCCAGCGCTCACCCATCTGGAGGGGCCGTACCTGAACATGGTGCGCGATGCGCTGTACGCGCCGGAGGCCAAGGAGCGCGGACTGTTCCGGCCCGATGCCGTGGAACGGCTGCTGGCCGATCCGAACGGCAGGCTGACCCCGCTGCGCGGCAACGAGTTGTGGCAGATCGGGCTGCTCGAGTTGTGGTTGCAGCGGCACGGCATCACCGGGAGCGCGGCATGA
- a CDS encoding alpha/beta fold hydrolase: MLTTVETIDGFPIAVDVAGPDKGSTVVLLSAGHHGPAAYEGICQRLHTASLRTVVIGPDPRLTAKSVVGILDVLGIKWSLLVGDRLGGELAWELAATRLDKFVGLVVVDRGHPRVADPTGAIRDPHCPPVEMNTTALVSTPAARAVAKASQRYVYGDFRLVEMLGRRNAQDTTAQLAAEIVLRTSTW; the protein is encoded by the coding sequence ATGCTGACCACCGTGGAAACGATTGATGGCTTCCCGATTGCCGTCGACGTCGCCGGACCCGACAAGGGGTCGACAGTGGTGCTGCTCAGCGCCGGTCACCACGGCCCCGCGGCCTATGAGGGCATCTGTCAGCGACTGCACACCGCATCGCTGCGCACCGTCGTCATCGGCCCGGATCCCCGCCTCACCGCCAAGTCCGTCGTCGGGATCCTGGACGTGTTGGGCATCAAGTGGTCTTTGCTGGTGGGTGACCGGCTGGGCGGCGAACTCGCGTGGGAACTGGCCGCGACGCGCCTCGACAAGTTCGTCGGGCTCGTCGTGGTGGACCGGGGGCATCCCCGGGTCGCCGACCCCACCGGAGCGATCCGCGATCCGCACTGTCCGCCCGTCGAGATGAACACCACGGCGTTGGTCAGCACGCCCGCCGCCCGCGCGGTGGCCAAGGCGAGCCAGCGCTACGTCTACGGCGACTTCCGGCTCGTCGAGATGCTCGGGCGGCGCAATGCGCAGGACACCACGGCACAACTGGCCGCCGAGATCGTCCTGCGCACCAGCACCTGGTGA
- a CDS encoding helix-turn-helix domain-containing protein, which produces MPGIREVFHARFVDHAYPQHTHDAWTLLIVDFGTIGYELDRREHGSTGDVVTLLPPHVPHNGRAVRPGGFRKRVLYLESDVLTGIGAAVDTPTLVDPLLRDRISVLHRALSPGDELEAASRLAFIVERLQGHLAGAVAPPARVRDRRLAGRLRDLIDSRITTGLTLDEAAAMLHADPVHLVRTFGREFGLPPHRYLTGRRVDEARRLLLDGMRPADVATAVGFHDQSHLHRHFKKMLGTTPARFARRGRTAAGDPR; this is translated from the coding sequence GTGCCGGGGATCAGAGAGGTCTTCCACGCGCGGTTCGTCGACCACGCCTATCCGCAGCACACGCACGACGCGTGGACGCTGCTCATCGTCGACTTCGGCACCATCGGCTACGAACTCGACCGGCGCGAGCACGGCAGCACCGGCGACGTGGTCACGCTGCTGCCCCCACACGTGCCGCACAACGGCCGCGCGGTGCGCCCCGGTGGATTCCGCAAACGCGTGCTCTACCTCGAATCCGACGTGCTCACCGGAATCGGTGCGGCCGTGGACACCCCGACCCTGGTCGATCCGCTGCTGCGGGACCGCATCTCGGTCCTGCACCGGGCGCTGAGCCCCGGCGACGAACTCGAGGCGGCCAGTCGCCTGGCGTTCATCGTCGAACGCCTCCAAGGGCATCTGGCGGGCGCGGTGGCGCCGCCGGCACGGGTACGCGACCGGCGCCTGGCGGGCCGGCTGCGCGACCTGATCGACAGCCGGATCACGACGGGCCTCACCCTCGACGAGGCCGCCGCGATGCTGCACGCCGATCCGGTCCACCTGGTGCGCACCTTCGGTCGCGAATTCGGGCTGCCGCCGCACCGGTACCTGACCGGCCGCAGGGTCGACGAGGCCCGCCGTCTGTTGCTCGACGGGATGCGCCCGGCCGACGTCGCGACTGCCGTCGGCTTCCACGACCAGTCGCATCTGCACCGGCACTTCAAAAAGATGCTGGGCACCACGCCCGCCCGGTTCGCTCGTCGCGGCCGGACCGCCGCGGGGGATCCTCGGTAG
- a CDS encoding DUF2000 domain-containing protein — protein MQFDNSPVRPDPVRFDTKIAVLLRDDLESWQRLNVCAFLASGIAAAHPDTIGEPYLDADDTRYLAMFGQPVLVFEGSKETLRAAHTRALSRGLSPSIFTAELFSTGNDRDNRAAVRAVGREDLDLVGLAIHAGRNVVDKVLKGARMHP, from the coding sequence ATGCAGTTCGACAACTCCCCCGTGCGTCCGGACCCTGTGCGTTTCGACACGAAGATCGCGGTGCTGTTGCGCGACGACCTGGAAAGCTGGCAGCGGTTGAACGTGTGCGCGTTCCTGGCCAGCGGCATCGCGGCGGCCCACCCGGATACGATCGGCGAGCCCTACCTCGACGCCGACGACACCCGCTATCTCGCGATGTTCGGCCAACCGGTGCTGGTGTTCGAAGGGTCGAAGGAGACGCTGCGCGCCGCGCACACCCGAGCGCTGTCGCGTGGGCTGTCGCCGTCGATCTTCACCGCCGAGTTGTTCAGCACGGGCAACGACCGGGACAACCGTGCCGCGGTGCGCGCGGTGGGCCGCGAGGATCTCGATCTCGTGGGCCTGGCGATCCACGCCGGCCGCAACGTGGTGGACAAGGTGCTCAAGGGTGCCCGCATGCACCCTTGA
- a CDS encoding cobyric acid synthase: MTTGALLVAGTTSDAGKSMLVGGLCRLLARKGLSVAPFKAQNMSNNSAVTVEGGEIGRAQAMQARAAGLSPSVRFNPILLKPGGDRTSQLVVRGQVTGSVAAADYINHRDHLAAVVVDELASLRAEFDAVICEGAGSPAEINLRATDLANMGLARAADLPVIVVGDIDRGGLLAHLHGTVAVLEPADQALIAGFVVNKFRGDPALLEPGLRRLAELTGRPTYGVIPFHDEIWLDTEDSVSVRPGGVVGTPAPPHGEQELTVAAIRLPRISNSTDIEALACEPGVVVRWVTDAADLADADLVVIPGSKSTVTDLHWLRDRGLAAGIAAHAAAGRAVLGVCGGFQMLCRRIDDAVESRAGRVEGLGLLDADIEFAHEKTLRHWETPLHGYEIHHGRVARATEADWLGIGLRRDAVYGTHWHGLLDNDALRRAWITEVAAAAGRDGFVVADDVNVAARRDAQLDLMADLIADHLDVGAILDLLEHGAPRRPVMSTTLRA; this comes from the coding sequence GTGACCACCGGCGCGCTGCTGGTTGCGGGCACCACGTCCGACGCGGGCAAGTCGATGCTCGTCGGCGGCCTGTGCCGGCTGCTGGCACGCAAAGGTCTGTCGGTGGCGCCGTTCAAGGCGCAGAACATGTCGAACAACTCGGCGGTGACCGTCGAGGGCGGTGAGATCGGCCGCGCCCAGGCCATGCAGGCCCGCGCCGCAGGCCTGTCGCCCAGCGTGCGGTTCAACCCGATCCTGCTCAAACCCGGCGGTGACCGCACGTCCCAACTCGTGGTGCGCGGTCAGGTCACCGGATCGGTGGCCGCCGCCGACTACATCAACCACCGCGATCATCTCGCGGCCGTGGTGGTCGACGAACTGGCTTCGCTGCGGGCCGAATTCGACGCGGTGATCTGCGAGGGTGCCGGCTCGCCCGCGGAGATCAACCTACGGGCGACCGACCTGGCGAACATGGGCCTGGCGCGGGCCGCCGACCTGCCCGTGATCGTCGTCGGCGACATCGACCGCGGCGGGTTGCTCGCCCATCTGCACGGCACGGTGGCGGTGCTCGAGCCCGCCGATCAGGCGCTGATCGCCGGATTCGTGGTCAACAAGTTCCGCGGTGATCCGGCACTGCTCGAACCCGGCCTGCGCCGGCTCGCCGAACTCACCGGACGGCCGACCTACGGCGTGATCCCGTTCCACGACGAAATCTGGCTCGACACCGAGGATTCGGTGTCGGTGCGGCCCGGCGGAGTGGTCGGCACGCCCGCGCCGCCGCACGGCGAGCAGGAGCTCACGGTCGCGGCGATCCGGCTGCCCCGCATCTCGAACTCGACCGACATCGAGGCGCTCGCATGTGAACCGGGCGTGGTGGTGCGCTGGGTCACCGACGCCGCCGACCTCGCGGACGCCGACCTCGTGGTGATCCCCGGCAGCAAGTCGACGGTCACCGATCTGCACTGGCTACGGGACCGCGGCCTGGCCGCGGGCATCGCCGCGCACGCCGCCGCAGGGCGGGCCGTGCTCGGCGTGTGCGGTGGATTCCAGATGCTGTGCCGGCGAATCGACGATGCCGTCGAGTCGCGGGCGGGCCGGGTCGAGGGGCTCGGGCTGCTCGACGCCGACATCGAGTTCGCCCATGAAAAGACGTTGCGGCACTGGGAAACCCCGCTGCACGGCTACGAGATCCACCACGGTCGGGTGGCGCGCGCCACCGAGGCGGACTGGCTCGGTATCGGACTGCGTCGCGACGCCGTCTACGGCACGCACTGGCACGGTCTGCTCGACAACGACGCATTGCGGCGGGCGTGGATCACCGAGGTCGCCGCCGCGGCCGGGCGCGACGGGTTCGTCGTCGCCGACGACGTGAACGTCGCCGCGCGCCGCGACGCGCAACTGGACCTCATGGCCGACCTGATCGCCGACCATCTCGACGTCGGCGCGATCCTCGACCTGCTCGAACACGGCGCGCCGCGCCGCCCGGTCATGTCCACCACGCTGCGGGCGTGA
- the map gene encoding type I methionyl aminopeptidase, with product MSVRSALRPGVLSPTRPVPKSIPRPEYAWQPTVREGSEPWVQTPEVIEKMRVAGRIAAGALAEAGRAVAPGVTTDELDRIAHEYMIDHGAYPSTLGYKDFPKSCCTSLNEIICHGIPDSTVIEDGDIVNIDVTAYIDGVHGDTNATFLAGDVAEEHRLLVERTHEATMRAIKAVKPGRALSVVGRVIEAYANRFGYNVVRDFTGHGIGTTFHNGLVVLHYDQPAVETVLEPGMTFTIEPMINLGSLDYEIWDDGWTVATSDGKWTAQFEHTLVVTEDGAEILTQP from the coding sequence ATGTCCGTTCGTAGTGCCCTGCGCCCCGGCGTGCTCTCGCCCACCCGTCCGGTGCCCAAATCGATCCCACGCCCCGAATACGCGTGGCAGCCGACGGTGCGCGAAGGCAGCGAACCGTGGGTGCAGACGCCCGAGGTCATCGAGAAGATGCGGGTGGCGGGCCGGATCGCGGCGGGCGCGCTCGCCGAGGCGGGCCGGGCCGTCGCGCCCGGTGTCACCACCGACGAACTCGACCGCATCGCCCACGAGTACATGATCGACCACGGTGCCTACCCGTCGACGTTGGGCTACAAGGATTTTCCGAAGTCCTGCTGCACGTCGCTCAACGAGATCATCTGCCACGGCATCCCCGACTCGACCGTGATCGAGGACGGGGACATCGTCAACATCGACGTCACGGCCTACATCGACGGCGTGCACGGCGACACCAATGCCACGTTCCTCGCGGGTGACGTCGCCGAGGAGCACCGCCTGCTCGTCGAGCGCACGCACGAGGCGACCATGCGCGCCATCAAGGCGGTCAAGCCGGGACGCGCCCTGTCGGTCGTCGGCCGGGTCATCGAGGCGTACGCGAACCGGTTCGGCTACAACGTGGTTCGCGATTTCACCGGCCACGGCATCGGCACCACGTTCCACAACGGCCTGGTGGTGCTGCACTACGATCAACCGGCGGTCGAGACCGTGCTCGAGCCCGGTATGACGTTCACCATCGAGCCCATGATCAACCTCGGGTCGCTGGACTACGAGATCTGGGACGACGGCTGGACCGTGGCCACCAGCGACGGCAAATGGACCGCGCAGTTCGAGCACACCCTGGTGGTCACCGAGGACGGCGCCGAGATCCTCACCCAGCCGTGA
- a CDS encoding penicillin-binding transpeptidase domain-containing protein, whose product MATRTSSVTRTAGLLALVGVLAASALSGCTPRPNGPEPAAEMFFAALATGDTAKAAELSDRPADAEAALNEAWNGLQALRLDAQILGSKYSEDTGSVAYRYTWHLPKNRTWTYDGQLNMVRDEGRWEVRWSATGLHPRLGEHQTFALRADPPRRASVNERGGTDVLVPGQIYHYALDAKAAGAGLMTAARAVADALRPFDPGLDPQRLAEQASSSAQPLSLITLRQSDHERVAPAIAGLAGVVVTPQAELLPTDETFAPAIVNEVKKAVSDKLDGEAGWRVVTVNQNGVDVDVLNEVPGQPAPSVTISLDRAVQNAAQNAVNITGKQAMIVAIKPSTGEILAVAQNAAADAGGPLATMGLYPPGSTFKIVTAGAAIERDMATPNTLLGCPGKLDIGHRTVPNYGGFDLGVVPMSRAFASSCNTTFAELASRMPPRGLTQAAAQYGLGLDYQVAGLPTVSGSVPPTVNLAERTEDGFGQGKVLASPFGMAMVAATVAAGRTPVPHLIEGQDTVVDGQATPISPKVIDGLRPMMQLVVTNGTAKDLKGVGDVRGKTGEAEFEGGSHSWFAGYRGDLAFAALIVGGGSSEYAVRMCKAMFDSMPADYLV is encoded by the coding sequence ATGGCAACTCGAACCTCATCAGTCACACGGACCGCAGGTCTCCTCGCCCTCGTCGGTGTGCTGGCGGCCTCGGCGCTGAGCGGTTGTACACCGCGCCCCAACGGACCGGAACCGGCCGCCGAGATGTTCTTCGCGGCACTGGCCACCGGCGACACCGCGAAGGCCGCCGAACTGTCCGACCGCCCGGCCGACGCCGAGGCCGCGCTCAACGAGGCGTGGAACGGGCTGCAGGCGCTGCGCCTCGACGCACAGATCCTCGGCTCGAAGTACTCCGAGGACACCGGCAGCGTCGCCTACCGCTACACGTGGCATCTGCCCAAGAACCGCACCTGGACCTATGACGGTCAGCTCAACATGGTGCGCGACGAAGGCCGGTGGGAAGTGCGCTGGAGCGCAACGGGTCTGCATCCGCGACTCGGCGAACACCAGACGTTCGCGCTGCGCGCCGACCCGCCGCGGCGGGCGTCGGTGAACGAGCGTGGCGGAACCGATGTGCTGGTACCCGGCCAGATCTACCACTACGCGCTCGACGCGAAGGCCGCGGGCGCCGGACTGATGACCGCGGCCCGCGCGGTGGCCGACGCGCTGCGCCCGTTCGATCCCGGCCTGGATCCGCAGCGGTTGGCCGAGCAGGCGAGTTCCTCGGCGCAGCCGTTGAGCCTCATCACGCTGCGACAGTCCGACCACGAGCGGGTGGCACCCGCGATCGCCGGTCTCGCCGGCGTCGTCGTCACGCCGCAGGCCGAATTGCTGCCCACCGACGAGACTTTCGCGCCCGCGATCGTCAACGAGGTCAAGAAGGCGGTGAGCGACAAGCTCGACGGCGAGGCGGGTTGGCGCGTGGTCACGGTCAACCAGAACGGTGTCGACGTCGACGTGCTCAACGAGGTGCCGGGTCAACCCGCGCCGTCGGTGACCATCAGCCTGGACCGCGCCGTGCAGAACGCGGCGCAGAACGCCGTCAACATCACCGGCAAGCAGGCGATGATCGTCGCGATCAAACCGTCGACGGGGGAGATCCTGGCGGTCGCGCAGAACGCGGCCGCCGACGCGGGTGGCCCGTTGGCGACGATGGGTCTGTATCCGCCCGGCTCGACGTTCAAGATCGTCACCGCCGGGGCGGCCATCGAACGCGACATGGCCACGCCGAACACGCTGCTCGGCTGCCCGGGCAAGCTCGACATCGGCCACCGCACCGTCCCCAACTACGGCGGGTTCGACCTCGGCGTGGTGCCGATGTCGCGCGCGTTCGCCAGTTCGTGCAACACGACGTTCGCCGAACTCGCCAGCCGGATGCCCCCGCGTGGGCTCACACAGGCCGCCGCGCAGTACGGACTCGGCCTCGACTACCAGGTCGCGGGCCTGCCGACCGTGTCGGGCTCGGTGCCGCCCACGGTGAACCTCGCCGAGCGCACCGAGGACGGTTTCGGTCAGGGCAAGGTGCTCGCGAGCCCGTTCGGCATGGCCATGGTCGCGGCGACCGTCGCGGCGGGGCGTACGCCGGTGCCGCACCTCATCGAGGGCCAGGACACCGTCGTCGACGGTCAGGCGACCCCGATCAGCCCCAAGGTGATCGACGGGCTGCGTCCGATGATGCAGTTGGTCGTCACCAACGGCACCGCCAAGGACCTCAAGGGCGTCGGCGATGTCCGCGGCAAGACCGGGGAGGCCGAGTTCGAGGGCGGCTCGCACTCGTGGTTCGCGGGGTATCGCGGAGATCTGGCGTTCGCGGCGCTGATCGTCGGCGGCGGCAGTTCGGAGTACGCGGTCCGCATGTGCAAGGCCATGTTCGACAGCATGCCCGCCGACTACCTGGTCTGA
- a CDS encoding DUF1707 domain-containing protein: MTGTNEQSVEMRVSDADRNGTLRRLHNAVALGLIDIAEFEERSALVSQARMHSDLAALVGDLPGPGAIVTSAADRVELRGVLGSLKRQGEWTVPTRLALVRRMGSVDLDLTRARFAGPIVVIEIDMKFGSLDMRLPDGASASIDDVEVIVGSATDRRRDAPADGTPHVILTGRVVCGSVDIRGPRKGLFGRGRTP; this comes from the coding sequence ATGACGGGGACCAATGAGCAGTCCGTGGAGATGCGGGTTTCGGATGCCGACCGCAACGGGACGTTGCGCCGCCTCCACAACGCCGTCGCGCTCGGACTGATCGACATCGCCGAGTTCGAGGAGCGGTCGGCGCTGGTCTCGCAGGCGCGGATGCACTCCGACCTCGCCGCGCTCGTCGGCGACCTGCCCGGCCCCGGCGCCATCGTCACCTCGGCCGCCGACCGGGTCGAGTTGCGTGGGGTGCTCGGATCGCTGAAGCGTCAGGGCGAGTGGACGGTGCCGACGCGGCTCGCGCTGGTGCGCCGCATGGGCTCGGTGGATCTCGATCTCACCCGCGCCCGGTTCGCCGGGCCGATCGTGGTGATCGAGATCGACATGAAATTCGGCTCGCTGGACATGCGGTTGCCGGACGGCGCGAGCGCGTCCATCGACGACGTCGAGGTGATCGTCGGCAGTGCCACCGACCGCCGCCGGGACGCACCCGCGGACGGGACGCCGCATGTGATCCTCACCGGCCGGGTGGTGTGCGGTTCGGTGGACATCCGCGGTCCGCGCAAAGGGCTGTTCGGTCGCGGCAGAACGCCGTAG